The Fibrobacter sp. UWB2 genomic interval TGCAGCTAAGAACCACTACCGTCCTTCCAACAAGGCCATTCTTGACCAGTACAAGGAATTTGACCAAAACGTGAACCTGATTGACATCAGCTACTTCGGCGGTTGGGACAAGGCTCAAAAAACGCACTTCTCCAACGGTGGCATTTTCGACCAGATTTACGAAAAGAAGTAATCTATCTCCATAGAAACAGTCCTCGCTCACAAACAGGCGAGGATTTTTCATATAATCAAGCAATTACTTTATCTATTATAAAAAAAATTAATAACAGACGCTAGAAATAAAATATTGGACAGGCTGAAAAGTACGTTCTATATTTGAGCCCAATTATGAAAAGAACAAATAGAAGTGTTATACCAGGTTTCGGCCTTACTACAGGCATCACGCTCGCCATTTTGAGCGTTGTCGTGCTCATTCCGCTTGCATCGCTTGTGGTGTTTACGGCGCAAATGAGTTTTGACGAAATTATAGAGACCATTACGCGCGACCGAGTGCTCTCAAGCTTTCGTGTGAGTTTTACAACTGCATTTATCGCATCGTTCATCAATGCAGTAATGGGCATCGTTCTTGCGTGGGTTCTTGTAAAATACACATTTCCACTCAAACGATTGATTGACGGGATGATCGAACTTCCTTTCGCCTTGCCGACAGCTGTGGCGGGCATCGCTCTCACGGCACTCACAGCAGATACAGGCCTTGTGGGCGGATTCTTTGCAAAATTCGGCATCAAAATTGCCTTTACGCAAATCGGCATTACGGTTGCGCTCGTGTTTATCGGCATTCCATTTGTAGTACGTGCAGTGCAGCCCGTACTCGAGAAACTGGACCCTGCATACGAAGAAGCCGCAGGCGTGCTAGGCGCATCACGGAGCCGCATTTTCTGGAAAGTGATTTTCCCAGAGATCGTGCCAGCCGCATTGACGGGATTCGGGCTTGCGTTCGGGCGTTGCCTCGGTGAATATGGCAGCGTCGTTTTCATCGCAGGCAACAAGCCATTCGAAACAGAAATTGCACCGCTAATTATCATGTCAGAACTGCAGGAATACGATTACGCGAGTGCGACGACAATTGCGCTTGTCATGCTCGTAGCCTCGTTTGTAACGCTTTTCCTCGTGAACTTAATACAAACAAGAAATACCAAAATTCTGAAAGGAGGCGCTTAATGTACAAAGAAACGACTTCTTCAAAGATTGTCAAATGGTCCTTGATTGGCATAAGCATCGCCTTTGTGATTCTCATGCTTTTGCTCCCGCTGATTACCGTTATCGCCGAAGCGTTCAAGCAGGGTTTCGACATTTACGCAAAGGCCGTGAGCGACAACTACACCATCAAAGCCATTTGGCTCACCCTCGAAGCGACTTTACTTGCGGTCATCATCAACACCGTTTTCGGCTTGAGCGCAGCATGGTCACTCACCAAGTTCCATTTCAAAGGCAAAAAAATCCTTACGACATTGATAGACTTGCCGGTAACGGTTTCACCGATTATCGCAGGCCTTATCTTCTTGCTCACGTTCGGACGCCAAAGCCCCATTTACCCGCTATTGCAAAGTTGGGACATCAAGATAGTCTTTGCCGTACCTGGCATTGTTCTTGCAACGATTTTCGTCACATTTCCATTCATT includes:
- the cysT gene encoding sulfate ABC transporter permease subunit CysT, giving the protein MKRTNRSVIPGFGLTTGITLAILSVVVLIPLASLVVFTAQMSFDEIIETITRDRVLSSFRVSFTTAFIASFINAVMGIVLAWVLVKYTFPLKRLIDGMIELPFALPTAVAGIALTALTADTGLVGGFFAKFGIKIAFTQIGITVALVFIGIPFVVRAVQPVLEKLDPAYEEAAGVLGASRSRIFWKVIFPEIVPAALTGFGLAFGRCLGEYGSVVFIAGNKPFETEIAPLIIMSELQEYDYASATTIALVMLVASFVTLFLVNLIQTRNTKILKGGA
- the cysW gene encoding sulfate ABC transporter permease subunit CysW; translation: MYKETTSSKIVKWSLIGISIAFVILMLLLPLITVIAEAFKQGFDIYAKAVSDNYTIKAIWLTLEATLLAVIINTVFGLSAAWSLTKFHFKGKKILTTLIDLPVTVSPIIAGLIFLLTFGRQSPIYPLLQSWDIKIVFAVPGIVLATIFVTFPFISRELIPVLEARGNDEEEAAALMGAKGWTIFRKITFPHIKWAFLYGVVLCAARAMGEFGAVSVISGHLRGKTNTLPLHVEILFNEFQYVPAFAVSSILVMLAIAILIARSAIEYRGRKKI